Proteins encoded within one genomic window of Dermatophilus congolensis:
- the kdpF gene encoding K(+)-transporting ATPase subunit F yields the protein MIDYAAAGLLALALLGYLLYALIRPERFS from the coding sequence GTGATTGATTACGCCGCCGCGGGCCTGCTTGCCCTCGCACTCCTGGGATACCTGTTATATGCGCTCATCCGGCCGGAGCGATTCTCATGA
- a CDS encoding amino acid permease → MSHSHQDRLHSEQIGYQQTLGRRHVQMIALGGAIGTGLFLGSASRLHSTGPALLFSYAFVGIVAYFLMRSLGELVLHRATSGAFVSYMREFFGEKWAFITGWIYWLHWCLTGIAELSAVALYIKHWWPDVPAWLTVLISLAVVLIINLLSARAFGEFEFWASLLKVAAIVLFLVVGVVMVLFQLRIGDHQAGISNLWSNPGGFWPTEAPYNWYGPILVMSGVVFAYASIEMVGIAAGEMQNPEREVPKAVNAVIMRIAVFYCGSILLLASMLPTSQYTAGTSPFVTIFDTMGFHWMGSAIQAVLIIAAMSSLNSGLYTTGRVLRSMGMASQAPFFTTRMSRAGVPWAGILLTSAVLLMGAVLNALAPDAFEIALECSAICELFVWGTIFACQLRLRQLVNKGVIPAGPFQAPGYPWTSWFGLAFLVFVIIGMSISGWKSSPDFWHKTDFVVVIIGIPVLALIIALGWRIVRPAVEKNTGGRLAAVWSDNGLTYPDTNPDVADALASGTTNNDTKPDTTAGK, encoded by the coding sequence ATGTCGCACAGCCATCAAGATCGTCTGCATTCAGAACAAATCGGATATCAGCAGACCCTCGGACGCCGTCACGTCCAGATGATCGCCCTCGGAGGCGCCATCGGCACTGGCCTCTTCCTCGGTTCCGCCTCCCGCCTGCACAGCACCGGACCAGCACTGCTGTTCAGCTACGCCTTCGTGGGCATCGTTGCCTACTTCCTTATGCGTTCCTTGGGCGAGCTTGTCCTGCACCGCGCCACTTCTGGTGCCTTCGTGTCGTACATGCGGGAGTTCTTCGGCGAAAAATGGGCCTTCATCACCGGCTGGATTTATTGGCTTCACTGGTGCTTGACCGGTATCGCTGAACTCTCTGCCGTGGCCTTGTACATCAAGCACTGGTGGCCGGATGTTCCTGCCTGGCTGACTGTCCTCATCAGCCTGGCTGTGGTGCTCATCATTAACTTGCTCTCGGCTCGCGCATTTGGTGAGTTCGAGTTCTGGGCTTCCTTGCTCAAGGTCGCCGCTATCGTCCTGTTCCTCGTGGTCGGTGTGGTGATGGTGCTCTTCCAGCTACGCATTGGCGACCATCAGGCAGGCATCAGCAACCTGTGGAGCAACCCTGGCGGTTTCTGGCCTACCGAAGCGCCTTACAACTGGTACGGCCCCATCCTGGTGATGTCCGGTGTTGTCTTCGCTTACGCCTCCATCGAAATGGTGGGTATCGCTGCTGGTGAGATGCAGAACCCTGAACGCGAAGTCCCCAAGGCTGTCAATGCCGTCATCATGCGTATCGCTGTTTTCTACTGCGGTTCCATCCTGCTGCTCGCATCGATGCTGCCCACCAGCCAATACACCGCAGGTACCAGCCCCTTCGTGACCATCTTCGACACGATGGGCTTCCACTGGATGGGTTCTGCTATCCAGGCCGTGCTCATCATCGCCGCGATGTCCAGCCTCAACTCCGGCCTCTACACCACCGGCCGAGTGTTGCGCAGCATGGGTATGGCTAGCCAGGCCCCGTTCTTCACTACCCGCATGAGCCGCGCCGGGGTCCCCTGGGCCGGGATCCTTTTGACCAGTGCCGTATTGCTCATGGGCGCTGTGTTGAACGCCCTGGCCCCAGACGCCTTCGAAATCGCCCTCGAATGCTCCGCTATCTGTGAGCTTTTCGTGTGGGGAACGATTTTCGCCTGCCAGCTGCGCCTGCGCCAGCTCGTCAACAAAGGCGTCATCCCTGCTGGCCCGTTCCAAGCCCCCGGGTACCCCTGGACCAGCTGGTTCGGTTTGGCGTTCTTGGTGTTCGTCATCATCGGCATGTCTATCTCGGGCTGGAAGTCTTCCCCTGACTTCTGGCACAAAACCGACTTCGTTGTTGTCATCATCGGTATCCCAGTGTTGGCGCTGATCATCGCGCTCGGATGGCGTATCGTGCGCCCAGCCGTGGAGAAAAACACTGGTGGACGCCTTGCCGCCGTCTGGTCCGATAACGGCCTGACGTACCCTGACACCAACCCCGACGTTGCCGACGCGCTGGCCTCGGGCACCACCAACAACGATACGAAACCTGACACCACCGCAGGGAAGTAA